The following are from one region of the Actinopolyspora halophila DSM 43834 genome:
- a CDS encoding TSUP family transporter produces MEALVPTLLLVAVAGFLAQLVDGSLGMGFGVTATTGLLAVGTVPVMASASVHLAKIGTGLASGAAHWGMRNVDWRMVGWLAVPGGLGGFLGASTLSSVAAGSARPWMAVLLVVLGGYVVLRFSAWSKPIRGSGFTPAGRRWLVPLGGVGGFVDAVGGGGWGPVTTSTLLSTGRIQPRRTVGTVSTSELIVSLGATSGFLLHNGGAAWKWSVILGLLIGGVVAAPLAAWLVRVLPVRVLGVGAGGLIVFTNVRLLLDSLGVPVLAVGFVSVVLGLTWLVGLVWAVRAELHQRRIARSEAAAADPQSLYERA; encoded by the coding sequence ATGGAGGCATTGGTGCCCACTCTGTTACTCGTGGCGGTGGCCGGGTTTCTCGCCCAGCTGGTCGACGGATCACTGGGCATGGGGTTCGGCGTAACGGCCACAACCGGGCTGCTGGCGGTGGGGACCGTGCCCGTGATGGCCTCGGCCTCGGTGCACCTGGCCAAGATCGGTACCGGGCTGGCTTCGGGGGCCGCGCACTGGGGGATGCGGAACGTGGACTGGCGGATGGTCGGTTGGCTGGCCGTCCCCGGAGGGCTCGGGGGGTTCCTGGGAGCTTCGACGCTCTCGTCCGTGGCGGCCGGTTCGGCCCGTCCCTGGATGGCGGTGCTGCTGGTGGTGTTGGGCGGTTATGTCGTGCTGCGCTTCTCCGCCTGGTCGAAACCCATTCGCGGATCGGGGTTCACCCCGGCCGGCAGGCGCTGGTTGGTTCCCCTCGGAGGCGTGGGCGGTTTCGTGGACGCCGTGGGTGGTGGTGGCTGGGGGCCCGTCACCACCTCCACCCTGCTGAGCACGGGGCGGATTCAACCCCGGCGCACCGTGGGCACGGTCAGCACCAGTGAACTGATCGTATCGCTCGGGGCGACCTCGGGCTTCCTGCTGCACAACGGGGGAGCGGCCTGGAAGTGGTCCGTGATCCTCGGTTTGCTCATCGGTGGAGTGGTGGCCGCTCCGCTGGCCGCGTGGTTGGTGCGCGTGCTGCCGGTGCGCGTGCTGGGGGTCGGCGCGGGCGGACTGATCGTTTTCACGAACGTGCGGCTGCTGTTGGACTCGCTCGGCGTCCCCGTGCTCGCGGTCGGATTCGTCAGCGTCGTTCTCGGCCTGACCTGGCTCGTGGGGCTGGTCTGGGCGGTGCGCGCCGAGCTGCACCAGCGCAGGATCGCCCGGTCGGAGGCGGCCGCCGCCGACCCCCAGAGCCTCTACGAAAGGGCCTGA
- a CDS encoding MarR family transcriptional regulator, producing the protein MGTEDIATTPPAATDKDTDDDEIVTWWGLVIEGYHTTQERLMSEIAERFELTPGAFDILVRLVRSPECRMPMTKLAKEAALSSGGFTKVADRLVSAGLIRREPCDTDRRVTYVVLTDHGRTTAEDAKHACAEILRRTVLDPLGPENSEQLANAMRTLRSANTDA; encoded by the coding sequence GTGGGAACCGAGGACATCGCCACCACACCCCCGGCGGCGACCGACAAGGACACCGACGACGACGAGATCGTCACCTGGTGGGGGCTCGTGATCGAGGGCTACCACACCACCCAGGAAAGACTGATGTCCGAAATCGCCGAACGATTCGAACTCACTCCGGGTGCCTTCGACATCCTCGTAAGGCTCGTGCGCTCACCGGAATGCCGCATGCCCATGACCAAGCTGGCCAAGGAGGCGGCGCTGAGCAGCGGAGGATTCACCAAGGTGGCCGACAGGCTGGTTTCGGCCGGCCTGATCCGACGGGAACCGTGCGACACGGACCGCCGGGTCACCTACGTCGTACTGACCGATCACGGGCGCACGACAGCCGAGGACGCCAAGCACGCCTGCGCCGAGATCCTGCGTCGCACCGTTCTCGACCCCCTCGGTCCGGAGAACTCGGAGCAACTGGCCAACGCGATGCGCACGCTGCGCTCCGCCAACACGGACGCGTGA
- a CDS encoding S1 family peptidase: MQRKMAGRMAATALLAAGTLTAMAAPATANNAAATENESPERASTMMQAMQRDLGLTHAQAEQRIADEAAARDIADRVKEKLGNGFGGFHYKAESGDLVVGVTDQARFDEVRSSGAVPRLVDDSRADLESASSTLDAHAQQAPESVAGWYVDSASNSVVMTTEFGTADRAERFVDSSGAPSDAVRVVESGEQPRTYADVIGGQRYTINGSTICSSGFSVSGGFVTAGHCGSPGDSTNSPSGSFAGSSFPGDDYAYVETGSDDTPRPLVDTHDGATRTVQGSQSAPVGSSVCRSGQTTGWHCGTVQAKNQTVSYPSGTVSGLTRTDVCAEPGDSGGSFISGNQAQGMTSGGSGDCTYGGTTYFQPVNEALNAYGLSLVTG, from the coding sequence ATGCAACGGAAAATGGCCGGCCGTATGGCCGCGACCGCGCTGCTGGCGGCTGGAACCCTGACCGCCATGGCGGCTCCAGCCACGGCGAACAACGCGGCTGCTACCGAGAACGAGAGCCCCGAGCGGGCGAGTACGATGATGCAGGCCATGCAACGCGATCTGGGACTGACTCACGCTCAGGCCGAACAACGGATCGCCGACGAGGCAGCGGCGCGGGACATCGCCGACCGGGTCAAGGAAAAGCTCGGCAACGGTTTCGGCGGGTTCCACTACAAGGCCGAGAGCGGAGATCTCGTCGTCGGTGTCACCGACCAGGCCCGGTTCGACGAGGTGAGGTCCAGTGGAGCGGTCCCGCGGCTGGTGGACGACAGTCGTGCCGATCTCGAGAGCGCCAGTTCCACGCTGGACGCGCACGCACAGCAGGCCCCGGAGTCGGTGGCCGGCTGGTACGTGGACTCCGCCAGCAACTCGGTGGTCATGACCACGGAGTTCGGGACTGCCGACCGGGCCGAGCGGTTCGTCGATTCCTCCGGAGCTCCCTCCGATGCGGTGCGCGTGGTCGAGTCCGGTGAACAACCGCGCACCTACGCGGACGTGATCGGCGGGCAGCGCTACACCATCAACGGGTCGACGATCTGCTCCAGCGGGTTCTCCGTTTCCGGCGGATTCGTCACGGCGGGGCACTGCGGAAGTCCCGGGGACAGCACGAACAGTCCGAGCGGCTCGTTCGCGGGATCGTCGTTCCCCGGTGACGACTACGCCTACGTGGAGACCGGCTCCGACGACACTCCCCGGCCGTTGGTGGACACGCACGACGGAGCGACCCGTACGGTTCAGGGATCCCAGTCGGCCCCCGTCGGCTCCTCCGTGTGCCGTTCCGGTCAGACCACGGGTTGGCACTGCGGCACCGTGCAGGCCAAGAACCAGACCGTGAGCTATCCGAGTGGCACCGTTTCGGGACTGACCCGTACGGACGTGTGCGCTGAGCCCGGTGACTCCGGCGGCTCGTTCATCTCCGGCAACCAGGCCCAGGGGATGACCTCCGGCGGCTCGGGTGACTGCACCTACGGCGGGACGACGTACTTCCAGCCCGTCAACGAGGCACTGAACGCCTACGGGCTGAGCCTGGTTACCGGCTGA
- the wrbA gene encoding NAD(P)H:quinone oxidoreductase — protein sequence MSTPVKLTVVYYSATGTIVEIANALVAEAEAAGAEVRLRRVAELAPDSAVDSNPAWRANLEATRSITEVTPDDLLWADAVIFGTPTRYGNVAAQLKQFIDSLGPQWQQGLLADKVYSGFTSTTSKHGGQESTLLALYNSVHHFGGILVAPGYTDGSKFVDGNPYGTGHVDGQGELKVEAETRQAASVQARRVVSVARALRDGAA from the coding sequence ATGAGCACACCGGTGAAACTCACGGTCGTCTACTACTCGGCCACGGGAACCATCGTCGAGATCGCAAACGCGCTGGTCGCCGAGGCGGAGGCGGCGGGTGCCGAGGTCCGGCTGCGTCGTGTCGCCGAACTGGCCCCGGACTCCGCGGTCGACTCCAACCCGGCCTGGCGGGCCAATCTCGAGGCCACCCGCTCGATCACCGAGGTGACCCCGGACGATCTCCTCTGGGCCGACGCGGTGATCTTCGGTACTCCGACCAGGTACGGCAACGTCGCCGCGCAGCTGAAGCAGTTCATCGACTCGTTGGGTCCGCAATGGCAGCAGGGACTGCTCGCCGACAAGGTCTACAGCGGCTTCACCTCGACCACGAGCAAGCACGGTGGTCAGGAGTCCACGCTTCTGGCGCTGTACAACAGCGTGCACCACTTCGGCGGCATCCTGGTGGCGCCCGGGTACACGGACGGTTCGAAGTTCGTCGACGGAAACCCGTACGGGACCGGCCACGTCGACGGACAGGGCGAGCTCAAGGTGGAGGCCGAGACCCGGCAGGCCGCTTCGGTGCAGGCACGCCGCGTCGTCAGTGTCGCTCGCGCGCTGCGTGACGGTGCGGCCTGA
- a CDS encoding ring-cleaving dioxygenase — MTISTSGLHHVTAIAGDPQRNADFYLRTLGLRMVKTTVNFDDPGTYHLYYGDEAGRPGTLMTFFPFHGAPPGKHGNGQATATAFSVPEQSIGWWQRHLNEAGVEVSRVQNREGEDVLTFHDPDGLVLSLVAHPQPDPRDPWDNGVVPAEHGIRGLHSVTLSVDSEEATAGMLGGMGLTFSGQEGDRLRFAAGAGGPGAFVDVVVRPGAERGLVASGTVHHVAWRAPDESTQAAWRSELVDSGVSVTSVLDRQYFRSVYFREPGGTLLEIATDEPGFTADEPLLELGRALKLPPWLEPNREQIEATLPRLDLPSENNPERLAS; from the coding sequence ATGACCATCTCCACCAGCGGGCTGCACCACGTGACCGCGATAGCGGGTGATCCGCAGCGCAACGCTGACTTCTACCTGCGCACCCTCGGTTTGCGGATGGTGAAGACCACCGTCAACTTCGACGACCCGGGCACTTATCACCTCTACTACGGTGACGAGGCGGGACGCCCCGGTACGCTGATGACCTTCTTCCCCTTCCACGGTGCGCCTCCGGGCAAGCACGGGAACGGACAGGCGACGGCGACCGCTTTCTCGGTGCCGGAGCAGTCCATCGGCTGGTGGCAACGGCATCTGAACGAGGCCGGGGTGGAGGTCAGCCGGGTGCAGAACCGTGAGGGCGAGGACGTGCTGACCTTCCACGACCCCGACGGGCTCGTCCTGTCGCTCGTGGCGCATCCCCAGCCGGACCCGCGGGATCCCTGGGACAACGGCGTAGTGCCCGCCGAGCACGGCATTCGCGGACTGCACTCGGTCACGCTCTCGGTGGACAGCGAGGAAGCCACGGCCGGGATGCTCGGTGGCATGGGGCTCACTTTTTCCGGTCAGGAGGGCGATCGACTGCGCTTCGCCGCCGGAGCAGGTGGTCCGGGGGCGTTCGTGGACGTCGTCGTGCGTCCGGGTGCCGAACGGGGACTGGTGGCTTCGGGCACCGTGCACCATGTCGCGTGGCGCGCCCCGGACGAGTCCACCCAGGCCGCCTGGCGGAGCGAACTCGTGGACAGCGGAGTGTCTGTGACCTCCGTGCTGGATCGGCAGTACTTCCGCTCCGTCTATTTCCGTGAGCCGGGCGGGACGTTGTTGGAGATCGCGACCGACGAACCGGGGTTCACCGCGGACGAGCCGCTGCTCGAGCTGGGGCGGGCGCTCAAGCTCCCGCCGTGGTTGGAGCCGAACAGGGAGCAGATCGAGGCGACCCTGCCGCGGCTCGACTTGCCGAGTGAGAACAACCCGGAAAGGCTGGCTTCATGA
- a CDS encoding glutamate synthase subunit beta, with product MADPKGFLTTPRETSRRRPVDIRLKDWREVYEEFSQQNLQQQAGRCMDCGIPFCHQGCPLGNLIPEWNDLVWREDWRGAIERLHATNNFPEFTGTLCPAPCETACVLGINSDAVSIKQVEIEIVDRAWEEGWVQPQPPETRTGHTVAVVGSGPAGLAAAQQLTRAGHRVVVYERADRIGGLLRYGIPEFKMEKFRLERRLDQMRAEGTEFRTGVNVGVDLTVEQLRAEHDAVVLAGGSTRSRDLPTAGREISGVHQAMEYLPPANRVQEGDLERSPIDAAGKDVVIIGGGDTGADCLGTAHRQGAASVTQLEIMPTPPGERPDSQPWPTYPMLYRVSSAHEEGGQRLFSVNTQEFLGDEQGGLRALRLVEVRREDGKFVPVEGTERELPCQLVLLAMGFVGPEQAGLIDELGVELDPRGNVARNDSFMTSVDGVFSAGDMGRGQSLIVWAISEGRSAAAGVDRYLSGRDVLPAPIAPTDRPLS from the coding sequence ATGGCTGATCCGAAGGGCTTTCTGACCACGCCGCGCGAGACCTCGCGGCGCCGTCCGGTGGACATTCGACTCAAGGACTGGCGGGAGGTCTACGAGGAGTTCTCCCAGCAGAACCTGCAGCAGCAGGCCGGACGCTGTATGGACTGCGGGATCCCGTTCTGCCACCAGGGCTGTCCGCTGGGCAACCTGATCCCGGAGTGGAACGACCTCGTCTGGCGGGAGGACTGGCGCGGTGCCATCGAACGGTTGCACGCGACCAACAACTTCCCCGAGTTCACGGGGACGCTGTGCCCGGCTCCCTGCGAGACCGCCTGCGTGCTCGGCATCAACTCGGATGCCGTGAGCATCAAGCAGGTGGAGATCGAGATCGTCGACCGGGCCTGGGAGGAGGGCTGGGTCCAGCCGCAACCTCCCGAGACGCGGACCGGGCACACCGTGGCCGTGGTCGGTTCGGGACCGGCGGGACTGGCCGCCGCTCAACAGCTCACCCGGGCGGGGCATCGCGTGGTCGTCTACGAGCGCGCCGACCGGATCGGCGGGCTGCTGCGTTACGGCATCCCCGAGTTCAAGATGGAGAAGTTCCGTCTGGAGCGCAGGCTCGATCAGATGCGCGCGGAGGGGACCGAGTTCCGGACCGGAGTGAACGTGGGCGTGGATCTCACGGTCGAGCAGCTGCGCGCGGAACACGACGCCGTAGTGTTGGCGGGTGGTTCCACCCGGTCCCGCGACCTTCCGACCGCGGGCCGGGAGATCAGCGGTGTGCACCAGGCGATGGAGTACCTACCGCCGGCGAACCGGGTGCAGGAGGGCGACCTGGAGCGTTCGCCCATCGATGCCGCGGGCAAGGACGTGGTCATCATCGGAGGCGGGGACACCGGTGCCGACTGCCTCGGAACGGCGCATCGGCAGGGCGCGGCCTCCGTTACGCAGCTGGAGATCATGCCCACTCCTCCGGGGGAGCGTCCGGACAGCCAGCCGTGGCCGACGTATCCGATGCTCTACCGGGTCTCCTCGGCTCACGAGGAGGGCGGCCAGCGGCTGTTCTCGGTGAACACGCAGGAATTCCTCGGCGACGAGCAGGGCGGTCTGCGCGCGTTGCGCCTGGTCGAGGTTCGCAGGGAGGACGGCAAGTTCGTTCCGGTGGAAGGCACGGAGCGGGAATTGCCGTGCCAGTTGGTTCTGCTGGCCATGGGATTCGTCGGCCCGGAGCAGGCGGGGCTGATCGACGAACTGGGCGTGGAACTCGATCCCAGGGGCAACGTCGCGCGGAACGATTCGTTCATGACCAGCGTGGACGGTGTGTTCAGCGCGGGTGACATGGGACGCGGGCAGTCGTTGATCGTGTGGGCGATTTCGGAGGGGCGGTCCGCCGCGGCGGGCGTCGACCGTTATCTGAGCGGACGCGATGTGCTTCCGGCGCCCATCGCCCCGACCGATCGGCCGCTCTCCTGA
- a CDS encoding RrF2 family transcriptional regulator — MRISAKVDYALRALVQIARAETGPVSAEDVAHAQQIPRNFLQAVLSDLRRAGFVASRRGQSGGWVLDRDAATISIADVIRATDGPLVSIHGIRAEDVQYDPSVAVLQWVWIAVRSSLREVLENVTIAQLVSGELPADVAARTSESGVWESR; from the coding sequence ATGCGGATTTCGGCCAAGGTGGATTACGCGCTGCGCGCGTTGGTGCAGATAGCCCGCGCGGAGACCGGGCCGGTCAGCGCCGAGGACGTGGCTCACGCTCAGCAGATCCCGCGCAACTTTCTGCAGGCGGTGCTCAGCGATCTTCGGCGGGCAGGGTTCGTGGCCAGCCGACGAGGGCAGTCCGGCGGATGGGTGCTGGACCGGGATGCGGCCACCATCTCGATAGCCGACGTGATTCGGGCGACCGACGGGCCGCTGGTGAGCATACACGGAATCCGGGCGGAGGATGTGCAGTACGATCCCTCGGTAGCCGTCCTGCAGTGGGTCTGGATCGCTGTGCGCAGCAGTCTGCGCGAAGTGCTCGAGAACGTCACCATAGCCCAGCTCGTCTCCGGTGAGCTTCCGGCGGACGTGGCGGCGCGAACCAGCGAAAGCGGGGTTTGGGAGTCGCGCTGA